One window of the Runella slithyformis DSM 19594 genome contains the following:
- a CDS encoding RNA polymerase sigma factor encodes MKRNTQNTTDETILWSAFKKGDVRAFEQLYNRYFEVLANYGYRFCTDKQQLEDAIQDVFVDVWRRRQHLADVESVKFYLFRALRHQVIRNSRNDLLETSEDINDFLDFLVAFSSEQQSIEQETHFTQTQAVTKAIAQLSQRQQEAINLRFYHGMSLNEMTQLMSLSKQSVSNLLFKAYTVLRLTIKDLHPLLLLFLQVSHLIK; translated from the coding sequence ATGAAAAGAAATACCCAAAATACCACTGACGAGACAATCCTTTGGAGCGCTTTCAAAAAAGGCGACGTACGGGCGTTTGAGCAGTTGTACAATCGCTATTTTGAGGTATTGGCCAACTATGGCTATCGGTTCTGTACCGACAAACAACAGCTCGAAGATGCCATTCAGGATGTATTTGTGGATGTCTGGCGACGCCGACAGCACCTGGCCGACGTAGAAAGTGTAAAATTTTACCTGTTTAGGGCATTACGTCATCAGGTAATCCGTAACTCCCGCAACGACCTGCTCGAAACCTCCGAAGATATCAACGATTTTCTTGATTTTTTGGTGGCGTTTTCATCAGAACAGCAATCTATCGAACAGGAAACGCATTTCACCCAAACGCAGGCTGTAACCAAAGCCATTGCCCAACTGAGCCAACGACAACAGGAAGCCATCAACCTGCGTTTTTATCACGGGATGAGCCTCAACGAAATGACCCAACTCATGAGCCTCAGCAAACAGTCGGTCAGCAATCTGCTTTTTAAAGCCTACACCGTATTGCGCCTTACCATCAAAGACTTACACCCACTTTTGCTGCTATTTTTGCAAGTATCCCACCTTATTAAATAA
- a CDS encoding RagB/SusD family nutrient uptake outer membrane protein encodes MKNKIAKYLKIALFVPFLMLSQACDEKVLVEKPLSFLSPDVTLVNNTGFQSAIVGLHQGFREVFSQDNANADGWWSLHFGTDIGTIGTRDAHLRDYATQLTPTFFGVTWFWNWGYLTMLPRANQIVEYAEKPTAVWTDNAQKNAVIAEARFFRAYTLNLLTNLYGDVPIADKVYTEPKIDFARSPRKDVLSFVKADLEFASQNLPLTASAQGRITKDCADHLLAEVYISTGEYDKAIAAASSVISSGRNRLMTERFGAFRTQPGDVYSDMFKEGNYNRSSGNVENLWVIQYEFQTPGGVASTGVGKPWLRCFGPRYFDARDPDNALGGTVVDSLGRGVSWMRPNNHVLHNIWREDPNDMRNSPHNIRRTWYYTNPASKYFRQEIKPHRFLDTLYHVYPGFRKVEGADPARGGRTFSDWPIMRLAETYLLRAEAYLMKGDKINAAADVNAVRSRAKAKPATAAQVDLDYILDERLRELIVEEPRRLTLNRMGKLVERTKKYNGFALTVSTIKETNALFPIPQTFIDANFGNKIPQNPGY; translated from the coding sequence ATGAAAAATAAAATTGCAAAGTACCTTAAAATAGCCCTGTTTGTTCCGTTTTTAATGTTATCTCAGGCCTGTGATGAAAAGGTTTTGGTAGAAAAACCGCTGTCATTTCTATCTCCCGATGTGACGTTGGTCAACAACACAGGCTTTCAAAGTGCCATTGTGGGGCTTCATCAAGGGTTTCGAGAAGTATTCTCACAAGACAACGCAAATGCCGACGGCTGGTGGTCGCTGCATTTCGGAACTGATATTGGAACAATCGGTACACGAGATGCTCATTTACGAGATTATGCCACCCAGCTCACACCCACATTTTTTGGGGTAACCTGGTTTTGGAACTGGGGCTATTTGACCATGCTGCCCCGTGCCAACCAGATTGTTGAATACGCCGAAAAACCAACCGCCGTCTGGACTGATAATGCCCAAAAGAACGCCGTAATAGCCGAAGCAAGGTTTTTCAGAGCTTATACACTCAATCTACTCACCAACTTGTACGGTGACGTACCCATTGCCGATAAAGTTTATACCGAACCCAAAATAGATTTTGCCCGTTCTCCTCGCAAGGATGTATTGAGTTTTGTCAAAGCTGATTTGGAGTTTGCTTCGCAAAATCTGCCGCTTACGGCCTCAGCACAGGGGCGCATAACCAAAGATTGCGCCGACCACCTACTTGCCGAGGTCTATATCAGCACAGGCGAATACGACAAAGCCATTGCCGCAGCTTCATCTGTGATTTCGTCGGGTAGAAACAGGTTAATGACAGAGCGCTTCGGTGCTTTCAGAACCCAGCCGGGCGATGTGTATTCAGATATGTTCAAGGAAGGAAACTACAACCGCTCGTCGGGCAACGTCGAGAATCTATGGGTGATCCAATATGAATTTCAAACCCCTGGTGGTGTGGCCTCTACGGGTGTGGGCAAGCCCTGGCTACGGTGTTTTGGCCCCCGCTATTTTGATGCCCGCGACCCCGACAATGCCCTCGGCGGCACCGTCGTGGACAGCTTGGGAAGAGGGGTAAGTTGGATGCGCCCCAATAACCACGTTTTGCACAATATCTGGAGGGAAGACCCCAACGACATGCGCAACTCACCCCACAACATCAGACGAACATGGTATTACACCAACCCTGCCTCAAAGTATTTTAGGCAGGAAATCAAACCTCATAGATTTTTGGATACTTTGTACCACGTCTATCCGGGCTTCAGAAAAGTCGAGGGTGCAGATCCTGCCCGGGGTGGACGTACATTCAGCGACTGGCCTATCATGCGCTTGGCCGAAACATATTTGTTACGAGCTGAGGCGTATTTAATGAAAGGCGACAAAATCAACGCAGCTGCTGATGTAAATGCCGTGCGGAGCCGAGCCAAAGCAAAACCGGCCACCGCTGCCCAAGTTGATTTGGATTATATTTTGGATGAAAGATTGCGTGAGTTAATTGTAGAAGAACCGCGCCGCTTAACCCTCAACCGCATGGGCAAACTGGTAGAACGTACCAAAAAATACAACGGATTTGCCCTGACAGTCAGTACCATCAAAGAAACCAATGCGTTGTTCCCCATTCCACAAACCTTCATTGATGCCAACTTTGGCAATAAAATCCCACAAAATCCGGGCTATTAA
- a CDS encoding FecR family protein, with the protein MNYDHFQRKDFLHNDSFVRWVLFQENDPFWQEFLKQHPAKTNEVTQAKQLILTVKKAEGQNMPVLNQKAVWANIEDIISEVKEAEEQTGAVQRFWHSMAFRWAASLLFLAGAAWFWTVRKPDHQVSYQDLITAAEEKSPRQEVANNDPITKTIHLEDGTTVHLEKGGRLSFPVHFETKRREVVLSGEAFFEVAENPAKPFYVYANELITRVLGTSFRISALENGKQVTVKVQTGRVSVFKQNRVDIADPETKGLLLLPNQQAVFNRTNEALNRSLVEVPVPIIAQSPRVKRQFEEVKVSEVFKELEKLFGVEIRYNEDALSDCILTTTISDDSLYDQLEVICQTIGAGYKEIDAQIIIESKGCK; encoded by the coding sequence ATGAACTATGACCATTTTCAACGCAAAGATTTCCTGCACAACGACTCATTTGTACGGTGGGTATTGTTTCAGGAAAACGACCCTTTTTGGCAGGAGTTCCTGAAACAACACCCTGCCAAAACCAATGAAGTTACTCAGGCCAAACAATTGATTTTGACCGTTAAAAAAGCCGAAGGTCAAAATATGCCGGTACTTAATCAAAAAGCTGTTTGGGCCAACATCGAAGACATCATTTCTGAAGTAAAAGAAGCAGAAGAACAAACCGGAGCGGTACAACGCTTTTGGCATTCAATGGCTTTCCGATGGGCGGCAAGTTTGTTGTTTTTGGCGGGCGCAGCTTGGTTTTGGACCGTAAGGAAGCCCGACCACCAAGTCAGTTACCAAGACTTGATAACCGCAGCTGAAGAAAAAAGCCCCCGTCAGGAAGTGGCAAACAATGACCCAATCACCAAAACAATACACCTCGAAGATGGTACAACGGTACATTTAGAAAAAGGAGGCCGGCTTAGTTTTCCCGTGCATTTTGAAACCAAACGCCGTGAAGTGGTACTGAGCGGAGAAGCGTTTTTTGAAGTAGCCGAAAATCCTGCCAAACCGTTTTATGTATACGCCAATGAGCTGATTACCAGAGTGTTGGGAACAAGCTTTAGAATATCAGCCTTAGAGAATGGCAAGCAGGTAACGGTAAAAGTACAGACGGGCAGGGTGTCGGTTTTTAAACAAAATCGCGTAGACATCGCCGACCCCGAAACCAAAGGACTGCTTCTGTTACCCAATCAGCAGGCTGTTTTTAACCGAACCAACGAAGCTTTGAACCGGAGTTTGGTAGAAGTGCCCGTACCTATTATAGCACAAAGCCCGCGGGTAAAAAGACAATTTGAGGAAGTGAAGGTATCCGAGGTGTTTAAAGAATTGGAAAAATTGTTTGGCGTTGAAATCCGCTACAATGAAGACGCACTTTCCGACTGTATTTTGACCACCACCATCAGCGATGATTCTCTGTACGACCAACTCGAAGTGATTTGTCAGACCATCGGCGCGGGTTACAAAGAAATCGATGCTCAGATTATTATAGAATCAAAAGGATGTAAGTAA
- a CDS encoding sugar phosphate isomerase/epimerase family protein, with product MNQKSTFIALLLGISVAAFAQQRFGKLMKAPPGLVSYTFRNEFAKDMPGTLDNIKAMGFTNMEFSNLFGKTAVELRSLLDARGMICTGYGVSYDALLAKPEAVIQEAKTLGAEFVRVAWIPHTPPFDAEMAKKTVDDFNKFGQKLKESGLTFCYHNHGFEFAPLGKGTYFDYIVQNTNPDYVSFEIDILWVFHPGQDPAKLLKKYPDRFKLMHVKDLKKGVAHDLTGKTPPENDITLGTGQLNLPQILKAAQKTNIKYFYIEDENPKAAEQVPLSLAYLKGL from the coding sequence ATGAATCAAAAATCAACATTTATCGCCCTGCTATTGGGTATCTCGGTAGCCGCATTTGCCCAACAGCGTTTTGGAAAGCTGATGAAAGCCCCCCCCGGATTGGTGTCTTATACTTTTAGAAACGAATTTGCCAAAGACATGCCCGGAACCTTAGATAACATCAAAGCGATGGGCTTTACCAACATGGAGTTTTCTAACTTGTTTGGCAAAACTGCCGTCGAACTACGCTCGCTTTTAGACGCCCGTGGCATGATTTGTACCGGCTACGGGGTCAGTTACGATGCACTGCTCGCCAAACCCGAAGCCGTGATTCAAGAAGCCAAAACGCTGGGGGCTGAATTTGTGCGGGTGGCTTGGATTCCTCACACGCCGCCATTCGATGCTGAAATGGCCAAAAAAACGGTGGATGATTTTAATAAATTTGGGCAAAAACTGAAAGAAAGCGGCCTTACGTTTTGCTATCACAACCACGGCTTTGAATTTGCACCGTTGGGTAAAGGCACGTATTTTGACTATATCGTTCAAAACACCAACCCCGACTACGTTTCTTTTGAAATAGATATTTTGTGGGTATTCCACCCGGGCCAAGACCCCGCCAAACTGCTCAAAAAGTATCCTGACCGTTTCAAGTTAATGCACGTAAAAGACCTCAAAAAAGGCGTAGCCCACGACCTGACGGGTAAGACTCCTCCCGAAAACGACATTACGCTTGGTACAGGTCAGCTCAATTTGCCCCAAATTTTGAAAGCCGCCCAAAAGACCAATATCAAGTATTTTTATATCGAAGACGAAAACCCCAAAGCCGCCGAGCAAGTACCGCTGAGTTTGGCATATTTGAAAGGACTATAG
- a CDS encoding SusC/RagA family TonB-linked outer membrane protein, protein MKITLTPLLFICLLTTLSFAENTFGQERLQEKITLNLKNTDLKAVLKSIERKADVVFSYQKGVLSTNEKLSIDIKNETLEWVLQHILLPRQINYQVIKANKIVLTRRVLGNLSEDSAPKTIITTRDVYTEQIITGIVSDENGTGLPGVSILIKGTQKGTTTDPNGKYRIAVADGAAVLVFSFVGYISQEITAGNRTNIDIILEPDLKALEEVVVVGYGTQSRRNVTGSVTKVDMKQMEGLPNTNISQALRGRVAGVQFTDNGRPGQGGGLLIRGQRSITAGNNPLIILDGIFFEGSLNDINPGDIESMEVLKDASATAIYGARAANGVILVTSKRGTTEKPQIRFSALYGTSQWSHKPTLLSPERYLQKILDYRSQAGLVADPGKVADYLDATEKKNYLAGNAIDPWKLVSQSAGIQNYDLSVSGRSEKSNYFISTNYNIDKGLIFNDNANRKSVRVNLENQIFDWFKIGTNTQYAERDLSGINGSVTSAFWTSPFISPWLDADPTQPNPFPTEDQLAGPVLFNAIINQNEEVQRNLFANFYAAIEIPFVNGLAYRINYSPNYRWFDLNNFSPVYQRNGVNNTGSASRRADFNRTWVLENIVTYTKQLNQNHAFDLTLLYGRNQNFNRSLVGSGVDFTGSSDANGWNNLSLAKIQTTTSNASQVDAISSMARINYRFKDKYLFTLTARRDGNSVFGANNKFGTFPSAAVAWIVSDEPFMKKLPAVNSLKFRASYGSVGNQAVSPYQSLIRQSQSQYVFGDGGATSVGLFPANMANPSLTWETTTTANIALDFDLFKGRVGGTVEWYNLDTKDLLLNRQLPTPTGFGSVLTNVGATNNRGVEISLNTQNVKSGKLEWTSSLAFSRNINKIVHIYKSDVNNDGREDDDIGNGWFIGKPIQIIYDYTFDGIYQVGDQIPVGQRAGFVRMKDLNGDGKISADDRSVVGNKDAKYRWSFTNNLKYGNFNLMIMLNSLMGWQRENYLGALFERAGNTSGNFPSRVTNFQDLGWWTPENQSNTRSSLVYTNPFASAAELIESRDFVRIQEVSLSYHLPKTLLNNWKINSASVFLSVRNLHTFTKWTGMDPESGYNDRGNIFPTPRTGSLGLSVSF, encoded by the coding sequence ATGAAAATCACCCTCACGCCGTTGCTGTTTATTTGTCTGCTGACTACCCTCAGCTTTGCGGAAAATACCTTTGGCCAGGAACGGCTGCAGGAAAAAATTACGCTCAATCTGAAAAACACGGATCTCAAAGCTGTGCTCAAAAGCATAGAACGAAAAGCAGACGTTGTTTTTTCTTATCAAAAAGGTGTACTCAGCACCAACGAAAAGCTTAGCATTGATATCAAAAACGAAACCTTGGAGTGGGTGTTACAGCACATTCTTCTCCCACGACAAATCAATTATCAAGTCATTAAAGCCAACAAGATTGTTTTGACACGGCGTGTATTGGGGAATCTCTCCGAAGATTCTGCCCCTAAGACTATTATCACTACCCGGGACGTTTATACAGAACAAATCATTACCGGAATCGTCTCCGACGAAAACGGTACAGGATTACCAGGTGTCAGTATTTTGATCAAAGGGACGCAGAAAGGTACAACTACCGACCCAAACGGCAAGTACCGAATTGCGGTGGCTGACGGTGCTGCGGTATTAGTTTTTTCCTTTGTAGGTTATATTTCACAGGAAATTACGGCAGGAAATCGAACAAACATTGACATTATCCTAGAACCGGACCTGAAAGCGCTGGAAGAAGTGGTGGTCGTAGGTTACGGAACTCAAAGCCGCCGCAACGTAACGGGGTCAGTCACGAAGGTAGATATGAAACAGATGGAAGGGCTGCCCAATACCAATATCTCACAAGCCCTGCGTGGGCGAGTAGCAGGGGTGCAGTTTACCGACAATGGCCGCCCAGGGCAAGGTGGAGGACTTTTAATCAGAGGCCAACGCTCCATTACGGCAGGAAATAATCCCCTCATCATTTTGGATGGTATCTTCTTCGAAGGAAGCCTCAACGACATCAACCCCGGCGATATTGAGTCAATGGAGGTATTGAAAGATGCTTCGGCAACCGCCATTTATGGAGCACGGGCTGCCAATGGCGTTATTTTGGTTACTTCAAAAAGAGGCACAACCGAAAAACCCCAAATCAGATTTAGTGCCCTCTACGGTACTTCGCAATGGAGTCATAAGCCTACTTTGCTCAGCCCCGAACGATACCTTCAAAAAATCTTAGATTACCGCAGCCAAGCCGGGTTGGTTGCTGACCCCGGCAAAGTAGCCGACTATTTAGACGCTACCGAAAAGAAGAATTATTTGGCAGGTAATGCCATTGACCCTTGGAAGCTTGTGTCGCAATCGGCGGGTATTCAAAACTATGATTTGAGTGTGTCGGGACGTTCAGAGAAATCTAATTATTTTATTTCAACCAACTATAATATTGATAAGGGCCTGATTTTCAATGATAACGCAAACCGAAAAAGCGTGAGGGTGAATTTAGAAAACCAAATATTTGATTGGTTCAAAATTGGCACAAACACACAATATGCCGAACGGGATTTATCAGGCATAAACGGTAGCGTAACGAGTGCTTTTTGGACTTCTCCGTTTATCTCGCCTTGGTTAGATGCTGACCCAACCCAGCCCAACCCGTTTCCTACTGAAGACCAGTTGGCAGGCCCTGTGCTTTTCAACGCCATCATCAACCAAAATGAAGAAGTACAGCGCAATTTGTTTGCCAACTTTTACGCTGCCATTGAGATACCTTTTGTCAACGGCTTGGCCTATCGCATCAATTACTCACCTAATTATCGTTGGTTTGACCTCAATAATTTTAGCCCTGTCTATCAACGAAACGGCGTAAACAATACAGGGAGTGCCAGCCGTAGGGCGGATTTTAACCGTACTTGGGTCCTCGAAAACATCGTTACTTATACCAAACAATTGAATCAAAACCACGCCTTTGACCTAACCTTGCTCTACGGACGCAACCAAAACTTCAACCGTTCGTTGGTGGGCTCGGGGGTTGATTTTACGGGGTCGAGCGATGCCAATGGCTGGAACAACCTGTCGTTGGCTAAAATTCAAACGACAACTTCCAATGCCTCGCAGGTTGATGCCATATCGTCAATGGCTCGAATCAACTACCGCTTTAAAGACAAGTACCTGTTTACATTAACAGCTCGTCGGGACGGAAATTCAGTGTTTGGAGCAAATAACAAATTCGGGACATTCCCATCGGCTGCCGTAGCTTGGATTGTGAGCGACGAACCATTCATGAAAAAGTTACCAGCCGTTAACTCCCTCAAATTCAGGGCTTCTTATGGCTCGGTGGGCAATCAGGCCGTGTCGCCCTATCAGTCGTTGATCAGACAATCGCAAAGCCAATATGTATTCGGTGACGGCGGGGCTACTTCGGTGGGGTTGTTTCCTGCCAACATGGCCAATCCCAGTTTGACTTGGGAAACTACCACCACCGCGAATATTGCGCTTGATTTCGATCTTTTCAAAGGGCGAGTTGGCGGTACTGTCGAGTGGTACAATCTGGATACCAAAGACCTGCTGTTAAACCGCCAATTGCCCACGCCCACGGGTTTTGGCAGTGTACTTACCAACGTGGGGGCTACCAACAACCGAGGTGTGGAAATATCGCTCAATACCCAAAACGTAAAAAGTGGAAAACTTGAATGGACTTCTTCATTGGCGTTTTCGAGAAACATCAACAAGATTGTTCATATCTACAAGAGTGATGTAAACAATGATGGCAGGGAAGACGACGACATCGGCAACGGCTGGTTTATTGGAAAACCTATCCAAATCATTTATGACTATACCTTCGACGGTATCTATCAGGTAGGCGATCAAATCCCGGTTGGACAAAGGGCAGGATTTGTCAGAATGAAAGACCTTAACGGCGATGGCAAAATCAGCGCCGACGATCGCAGTGTTGTTGGAAACAAAGATGCCAAGTACCGATGGAGCTTTACCAATAATCTGAAATACGGCAATTTCAATTTGATGATTATGCTCAACTCACTCATGGGCTGGCAAAGAGAAAACTATTTGGGGGCTTTGTTTGAGCGGGCAGGAAACACCAGCGGAAACTTCCCGAGTCGAGTTACTAATTTTCAGGATTTAGGCTGGTGGACTCCCGAAAACCAATCCAATACTCGCTCGTCTTTGGTTTATACCAATCCCTTTGCATCGGCGGCAGAGCTTATCGAGAGCAGAGACTTTGTGAGGATTCAGGAGGTTTCGCTTTCATATCATTTACCTAAAACCTTACTCAACAACTGGAAAATCAACAGCGCATCTGTTTTTTTGAGTGTTAGGAATCTCCATACTTTCACCAAATGGACAGGCATGGACCCCGAAAGTGGCTACAATGACCGAGGCAATATATTCCCCACGCCCCGTACCGGTTCTTTGGGTTTATCGGTAAGTTTTTAA
- the rlmD gene encoding 23S rRNA (uracil(1939)-C(5))-methyltransferase RlmD, with translation MKNYKKNRQVVSNLLIEDFASEGKCIGRLDGAVVFVEGNAAPGDVVDVEILSFKKKKFYEARVIATHSLSEKRAEPFCPYFGTCGGCKWQHIRYEDQLQFKWQQVSDHLHRIAKVPLPEIEPILPSNKTTFYRNKLEYTFSNLRWFTNEEIAMGGELERNALGFHIPKRFDRILDIEKCFLQPDPSNDIRNGLRTFALAKGFRFYDQKHNEGFVRNLILRTANTGDVMVIVQFAEPNQEDIDATMAFLAETFPQITSLQYIINTKGNDSYYDQTAILYAGKPYIEEQMEGLIFRVGPKSFYQTNSDQAYELYKIAREFAQLKGNEHVYDLYTGTGTIANFVARQAKAVVGVEYVPEAIEDAKINSAINGIENTRFYAGDMKNVLNEDFLQQNGRPDVVITDPPRAGMDEPVVRTLLNMEPTKIVYVSCNSATQARDLAWLDEKYSVTRVRPVDMFPHTHHVENVVLLEKK, from the coding sequence ATGAAAAATTACAAAAAAAATAGACAAGTCGTATCAAATTTACTCATTGAAGATTTTGCTTCGGAAGGAAAATGTATCGGCAGGCTGGATGGCGCGGTTGTTTTTGTGGAAGGAAATGCGGCTCCCGGCGATGTGGTTGATGTTGAGATACTATCTTTTAAGAAAAAGAAATTTTATGAAGCGCGGGTCATTGCTACGCATTCTCTTTCGGAAAAGCGAGCGGAGCCGTTTTGTCCGTATTTCGGTACCTGCGGCGGCTGCAAGTGGCAGCACATTCGTTATGAAGACCAGCTTCAATTCAAATGGCAGCAGGTGAGCGACCACCTTCATCGCATTGCCAAGGTACCATTGCCCGAAATTGAGCCGATTTTACCTTCCAATAAAACGACTTTCTACCGGAATAAGCTGGAGTATACCTTTTCCAATTTGCGTTGGTTTACCAACGAGGAAATTGCAATGGGAGGGGAGCTGGAACGTAATGCACTCGGTTTTCACATTCCCAAGCGCTTTGATCGGATTTTAGACATTGAAAAATGCTTTTTACAACCCGATCCTTCCAACGACATCCGAAACGGTTTGCGCACCTTCGCGCTTGCGAAAGGATTTCGTTTTTATGACCAAAAACACAATGAAGGGTTTGTGCGAAATTTGATTCTTCGTACGGCCAATACGGGCGATGTGATGGTGATCGTGCAGTTTGCGGAGCCAAATCAGGAAGATATTGACGCCACAATGGCATTTTTGGCCGAAACCTTCCCGCAGATCACTTCGCTGCAATACATTATTAATACTAAGGGCAACGATTCGTATTACGACCAAACGGCGATTCTTTACGCCGGCAAGCCGTACATTGAAGAACAAATGGAAGGTTTGATTTTTAGAGTCGGTCCCAAATCATTCTATCAAACCAACTCCGACCAAGCGTATGAGTTGTACAAAATCGCGCGGGAGTTTGCACAATTGAAGGGTAATGAACACGTGTATGACCTATATACCGGCACGGGTACCATCGCCAATTTTGTGGCGCGGCAGGCCAAAGCGGTGGTCGGAGTGGAATATGTACCCGAAGCCATTGAAGATGCCAAAATAAATTCGGCCATCAACGGGATCGAGAATACCCGCTTCTATGCCGGCGACATGAAAAATGTGCTGAATGAAGACTTTCTGCAACAGAACGGTCGCCCCGACGTGGTCATCACCGATCCACCCCGTGCCGGCATGGATGAGCCGGTCGTGCGGACATTGCTGAATATGGAACCGACCAAAATCGTGTACGTAAGCTGTAACTCCGCTACGCAGGCGCGGGATTTGGCGTGGTTGGATGAAAAATACTCAGTAACGAGGGTGCGTCCCGTCGATATGTTTCCGCATACGCACCACGTCGAGAATGTGGTGCTGCTGGAAAAGAAATAG
- a CDS encoding Gfo/Idh/MocA family protein — protein MYQRRDFIKKTALAGSGLLATPHLFAYNGSPNEKVVIGIMGTNSRGMFLAQSFAKLKNVEVGYICDVDTDVLAKTISEIEKQTGKKPQAFTDVRKMLEQKDLDGMAVSAPDHWHAPAAIMGLQAGKNVYVEKPCSHNPREGELLVEATNKYKKLVQMGSQRRTFTNVNEMITKLHNGVIGRVYFARGWYVNNRKSIGKGKIVAPPVNLDFDLWQGPAPRKSYQDNLVHYNWHWFWNWGTGEALNNGTHELDVIRWGLGVDYPTKVVSGGGRFHFQDDWETPDTQTITYNFANNTGCTWEGRSCNGLNSEGSGRGVIFYGEKGSVVYPGANDYKIFDQNNKLIFEAKDDTPFDPSNKVSPTALLDSLHLANFCEAIRGKEKINAPILEGHKSTLLPQLGNIAYRVGRTLNCDPTNGHILNDKEAMKLWSRDYERGWEIKI, from the coding sequence ATGTATCAGCGTAGAGATTTTATCAAGAAAACCGCCTTGGCAGGTTCAGGGCTTTTGGCCACCCCTCATCTTTTTGCCTACAATGGCTCTCCCAACGAAAAAGTGGTCATTGGCATCATGGGCACCAATAGCCGAGGGATGTTCCTGGCACAATCTTTTGCCAAACTTAAAAATGTTGAAGTAGGCTATATCTGTGATGTAGACACCGATGTGTTGGCAAAGACAATTTCCGAAATCGAAAAACAAACGGGAAAAAAGCCACAAGCATTTACGGATGTCCGTAAGATGTTGGAACAAAAAGACTTAGACGGAATGGCCGTTTCCGCCCCCGACCATTGGCATGCCCCCGCTGCTATTATGGGCTTACAGGCAGGCAAAAATGTGTATGTAGAAAAACCGTGCAGCCACAATCCACGAGAGGGTGAATTACTGGTAGAGGCCACCAACAAGTACAAAAAACTGGTACAGATGGGCAGTCAGCGACGAACTTTCACCAACGTAAATGAGATGATTACGAAGCTGCATAACGGCGTAATCGGCAGGGTTTACTTTGCCCGAGGCTGGTATGTGAACAATAGAAAGAGCATTGGAAAAGGCAAAATTGTGGCACCGCCCGTCAACCTAGACTTTGATTTATGGCAGGGACCGGCTCCCCGAAAATCATATCAAGACAATCTGGTACACTACAATTGGCATTGGTTTTGGAACTGGGGAACAGGCGAAGCCCTCAACAATGGCACACACGAGTTGGATGTGATTCGCTGGGGTTTGGGGGTGGATTATCCCACCAAAGTAGTATCGGGCGGAGGACGCTTTCATTTTCAAGACGACTGGGAAACTCCTGATACGCAAACCATTACTTATAATTTTGCCAACAATACAGGTTGTACTTGGGAAGGTAGAAGTTGTAATGGGTTAAACTCAGAAGGGAGCGGCAGAGGGGTGATTTTTTACGGCGAAAAGGGCAGCGTGGTTTATCCCGGGGCAAATGATTACAAAATTTTTGACCAGAACAACAAACTCATTTTTGAAGCCAAAGACGATACTCCTTTTGACCCAAGTAATAAAGTAAGTCCGACGGCGCTGCTGGATTCTTTACACTTAGCTAATTTTTGCGAAGCCATCAGAGGAAAAGAGAAAATCAATGCGCCTATTTTGGAAGGACACAAATCAACACTTTTGCCCCAACTTGGTAACATTGCCTATCGAGTAGGACGTACCTTGAACTGTGACCCGACCAACGGGCATATACTAAACGATAAGGAGGCCATGAAACTTTGGTCAAGGGATTATGAAAGGGGTTGGGAAATTAAAATTTAA